A stretch of the Candidatus Jettenia sp. AMX2 genome encodes the following:
- a CDS encoding transcriptional repressor, with protein sequence MVLESEEEIFKKYLALRKLKFTPERQAILNRVFANHKHFEVDELLVDLRNNDMRISKATIYRTLALLVKSGLLREVIFGERHAHYEHIYGHEHHDHLVCNSCGKIIEFSEPRIEKLQNEVCKNKKFKPESHRLQIQGLCEDCMNTEVSEKTKLFNH encoded by the coding sequence ATGGTTTTGGAATCAGAAGAGGAAATTTTTAAAAAATATTTAGCCCTGAGAAAATTAAAATTCACTCCGGAGAGACAGGCTATATTGAACAGGGTATTCGCAAATCACAAGCATTTTGAAGTGGATGAATTATTGGTAGATCTTAGAAATAATGACATGAGGATTTCGAAGGCAACTATTTATCGCACACTGGCATTGCTTGTAAAAAGCGGGCTGCTCAGAGAGGTTATTTTTGGTGAGAGGCATGCGCATTATGAGCATATTTATGGACACGAACATCACGATCATTTGGTATGTAACTCATGTGGGAAAATTATTGAGTTCAGTGAACCCAGGATAGAAAAATTACAGAATGAGGTTTGTAAAAATAAAAAATTTAAACCAGAATCTCACCGTTTACAAATACAAGGGTTATGTGAAGATTGTATGAATACGGAAGTTTCTGAAAAAACTAAATTATTTAATCATTAA
- the rpmB gene encoding 50S ribosomal protein L28, with product MARVCEICGKKTGVGNQLERRGLAKWKGGVGRKITGKTKRKFKANIQRVRANMNGTVKKIKVCTGCIGAGKIVKAL from the coding sequence ATGGCACGTGTATGTGAAATTTGCGGGAAAAAGACCGGTGTGGGAAATCAACTCGAGCGGCGCGGACTTGCGAAATGGAAGGGTGGAGTAGGAAGAAAGATAACAGGGAAAACCAAAAGAAAATTCAAAGCAAATATCCAAAGAGTAAGGGCTAACATGAATGGTACAGTTAAAAAAATTAAAGTATGTACTGGGTGTATTGGTGCTGGCAAAATAGTAAAGGCATTATAA
- the gatC gene encoding Asp-tRNA(Asn)/Glu-tRNA(Gln) amidotransferase subunit GatC, translated as MMIDENVIEYIANLSRLELIEYEKKMFVVQLSDILSYIEKLKRLNTDNVKPMANSIYVSNVFRLDKPEPSISNEDALANAPDRLEAFFKVPKVIE; from the coding sequence ATGATGATTGATGAAAATGTTATCGAGTACATTGCGAACCTTTCCCGGCTTGAGCTTATTGAGTACGAAAAGAAAATGTTTGTTGTCCAGCTTAGTGACATTTTATCGTATATAGAAAAGCTAAAAAGATTAAATACAGATAATGTTAAACCAATGGCAAACAGTATATATGTATCAAATGTGTTTAGACTGGATAAACCGGAGCCATCTATTTCGAACGAAGATGCCCTTGCCAATGCTCCAGACAGATTAGAAGCTTTTTTTAAAGTACCAAAGGTAATAGAATAG
- the gatA gene encoding Asp-tRNA(Asn)/Glu-tRNA(Gln) amidotransferase subunit GatA, whose product MKLLDLTSLEIKEKILSGEIRTADLVRNLFERIKNIEPSIQSYITMAEDESLRKAEKIDKKIAKKEKTGLLTGIPIAVKDNICTRYLPTTCASKILQNFIPPYDASVIKRLKEEDAIIIGKTNLDEFAMGSSTENSSYKTTRNPWDLERVPGGSSGGSAAAVASGLAFMALGSDTGGSVRQPAALCGVVGLKPTYGRVSRYGLVAFGSSLDQIGTLTKDVRDAAILLQVIAGHDLHDSTSVPVPVPDYLDTIDSRIHNLRIGVPKEYFSDGLNRDVHEAIKDALTTYERLGATIVDISLPHTEYAVATYYIIANAEASSNLARYDGVRYGYRSGMNGITGMYCRTRSEGFGNEVKRRIMLGNYALSAGYYDAYYLKASKVRTLIKSDFDNAFEMVDCILSPTSPVPAFKIGERTSSPLEMYLSDIFTIPANLAGIPGISVPCGFSKEGLPIGMQILGRHFEERRLLRIAYAFERGTDFHLKRPIIKGPCNTEIKQEKVR is encoded by the coding sequence TTGAAACTTCTGGATTTAACCTCATTAGAAATAAAAGAAAAAATTTTATCCGGAGAAATACGCACGGCTGACCTTGTCAGAAACCTTTTTGAGCGGATAAAAAACATTGAGCCAAGCATTCAGTCGTATATAACAATGGCGGAAGATGAGTCACTGAGGAAAGCTGAAAAGATTGATAAAAAGATAGCAAAGAAAGAAAAGACCGGTTTACTCACGGGTATTCCGATCGCAGTTAAAGACAATATTTGTACGAGATATTTACCTACAACATGTGCCTCAAAGATTCTCCAAAATTTCATACCACCATACGATGCCTCTGTCATTAAGCGACTAAAAGAAGAAGACGCTATAATCATAGGCAAAACAAATCTTGATGAATTTGCAATGGGATCATCAACAGAAAATTCGAGCTATAAAACAACACGCAATCCCTGGGATTTGGAACGCGTGCCTGGCGGATCAAGTGGTGGTTCGGCAGCTGCCGTAGCTTCAGGTTTGGCTTTCATGGCATTGGGGTCCGATACAGGTGGGTCTGTCAGGCAGCCGGCTGCTCTTTGTGGTGTTGTTGGTCTGAAACCGACATATGGGCGTGTGTCACGATATGGTCTTGTTGCTTTTGGATCTTCATTGGACCAAATCGGGACTCTGACAAAAGATGTTAGAGATGCTGCAATTTTACTGCAAGTGATTGCTGGTCACGACTTGCACGATTCTACTTCCGTGCCTGTACCGGTTCCGGATTACCTGGATACAATAGATTCCCGCATTCATAATTTAAGGATAGGTGTTCCTAAAGAATATTTTTCTGATGGTTTGAATAGGGATGTTCATGAAGCAATAAAGGATGCCTTGACGACATATGAAAGGCTAGGCGCAACAATTGTGGATATATCATTGCCGCATACCGAGTATGCTGTTGCAACATACTATATCATTGCCAATGCTGAGGCAAGTTCAAATTTAGCACGATATGATGGTGTTCGCTATGGTTACAGATCCGGCATGAATGGTATAACTGGCATGTATTGCCGTACACGATCTGAGGGGTTCGGTAACGAAGTGAAACGGCGAATTATGCTGGGAAATTACGCATTAAGTGCAGGGTATTACGATGCGTATTATTTAAAAGCATCAAAGGTAAGAACGTTAATAAAAAGTGATTTTGACAATGCCTTTGAGATGGTTGATTGTATTCTTTCCCCGACGTCCCCCGTACCTGCTTTCAAAATAGGCGAACGTACCAGCAGTCCATTGGAAATGTACCTTTCTGATATTTTTACCATTCCGGCAAACCTTGCAGGTATCCCGGGCATTTCAGTCCCTTGCGGATTTTCAAAAGAAGGCTTACCGATTGGAATGCAAATTCTTGGAAGACATTTTGAAGAGAGAAGACTTCTCCGGATTGCATATGCTTTTGAGCGGGGTACTGATTTTCATTTGAAAAGACCCATAATAAAAGGGCCATGTAATACAGAGATAAAACAAGAAAAGGTTAGATAG
- the gatB gene encoding Asp-tRNA(Asn)/Glu-tRNA(Gln) amidotransferase subunit GatB, which produces MEYEVVIGLETHAELLTLTKLLCGCSTRFGVEPNTQVCPICLGMPGVLPVMNKKAFEYALRSAIALNCEINKFTNFDRKSYYYPDLPKNYQISQNYYNLGVNGYMNIEVNGEIKKISINNVHLEEEAGKLIHPEEVGADYSLVDFNRAGVPLLEIVSQPDMRNIDEAESYMQTLKRILLYTEVSDCKMQEGSLRFEASISLRKKGSDRLGNRVEIKNLNSMKSVVKAIEYETVRQRAVLEKGESVARETRLWDETTGRSERMRSKEEAQDYRYFPEPDLLPVLVDEKWLNEIKNTIPELPLDRKQRLMEVFKLSNYDASIITEEKVLADFFEECVKILDRPKAISNWIINDLLREIREIKDRKLDINNFPVRPKQLASLVDCIEKNIISSSIAKEVFTEIVQTGKDPHLIIEEKKLAQISDENLIETIIEKVISSNPEAIGDYKQGKKNALTFLVGQVMKETRGKANPKIVNELLKEKVSI; this is translated from the coding sequence ATGGAATATGAAGTTGTTATAGGACTAGAAACACATGCGGAATTATTAACTTTAACAAAATTGCTTTGTGGGTGTAGCACAAGATTTGGTGTTGAACCCAATACACAAGTTTGTCCTATATGTCTTGGTATGCCTGGTGTTTTACCTGTTATGAACAAGAAGGCTTTCGAATATGCATTGAGATCTGCGATTGCATTGAATTGTGAAATTAATAAATTTACCAATTTTGACAGAAAAAGCTATTACTATCCTGATCTTCCAAAAAATTATCAAATATCCCAGAATTATTATAATTTAGGTGTTAACGGATACATGAATATTGAGGTTAACGGTGAAATAAAAAAAATTAGCATTAACAATGTTCATTTGGAGGAAGAAGCAGGTAAACTTATTCATCCCGAAGAAGTTGGTGCAGATTACAGCCTTGTCGACTTCAATAGAGCAGGTGTCCCGCTTCTCGAGATTGTTTCACAACCGGATATGAGAAACATTGATGAAGCAGAGAGTTATATGCAGACCCTAAAAAGAATCCTTTTATATACAGAAGTTTCTGACTGCAAAATGCAGGAAGGTTCTCTTCGGTTTGAAGCAAGTATTTCGCTTAGAAAAAAAGGTTCTGACAGATTAGGTAACAGAGTAGAAATAAAAAATCTTAACTCAATGAAATCTGTTGTAAAAGCCATTGAATATGAGACGGTAAGGCAGCGAGCCGTATTGGAAAAAGGAGAATCAGTTGCCAGAGAAACGAGGTTGTGGGATGAGACAACCGGGAGAAGTGAGCGTATGCGTTCAAAAGAAGAGGCCCAGGATTATCGGTATTTTCCAGAACCAGACCTGTTACCTGTTTTGGTTGATGAAAAATGGTTAAACGAAATAAAAAACACTATTCCAGAGCTTCCCTTGGATAGAAAACAACGATTGATGGAAGTGTTTAAACTTTCTAATTATGATGCAAGCATTATTACAGAAGAAAAGGTTCTTGCTGATTTCTTTGAAGAGTGTGTAAAGATTCTGGATCGTCCCAAGGCCATTTCCAATTGGATTATTAATGATTTACTGAGAGAAATAAGAGAAATAAAGGATAGAAAATTAGATATTAATAACTTTCCAGTCAGACCAAAACAATTGGCATCATTAGTGGATTGCATTGAAAAAAATATCATCAGCAGTTCTATTGCAAAAGAAGTCTTTACTGAAATAGTTCAAACAGGTAAAGACCCGCACCTAATTATTGAAGAGAAAAAGCTGGCACAGATCAGCGACGAAAATTTGATTGAGACTATTATAGAGAAAGTCATATCAAGCAATCCGGAAGCTATCGGGGATTATAAACAAGGGAAAAAAAATGCCCTTACCTTTCTGGTAGGGCAGGTAATGAAAGAAACAAGGGGAAAGGCAAATCCAAAAATAGTAAATGAGCTTTTAAAAGAAAAGGTTAGTATCTAA